A single Vulcanisaeta distributa DSM 14429 DNA region contains:
- the twy1 gene encoding 4-demethylwyosine synthase TYW1: protein MEKIEQAIKESLKYHTIGEVNGRIRIRITDETKTKLIKASYGIYNHSTVELCHWTKSALVKGQSCYKFKFYGAPAGGSHRCAEFSPVGMICSNRCVYCWRPTESFDSFVPSEGLVDDPEELIQGILKERYRLLTGYFGNPKSKERAKEALVPTHWSISLSGEPTLYPKLPQLVKYLKSLPSTKSVFIVTNGEHPEMLERLQREDALPTQLYLSCNAPNKELFYRINVPVMYREDAWERWLRSLELLSKLNTRTVIRITLIRSLNYDFKYIPEFAKLMLIGNPHFIEVKSYMHLGHSTFRLKRSDMLRHEEVREWAMRLLEEINRLGGNFRYMDEDEPSRIVVLQNMSRYVDRWIVKPEDQAKIK, encoded by the coding sequence ATGGAGAAAATTGAGCAGGCAATTAAGGAGTCACTGAAGTATCACACAATTGGTGAGGTTAATGGTAGGATTAGGATACGAATCACTGACGAGACAAAGACGAAATTAATAAAGGCTAGCTACGGCATATATAACCACTCAACCGTTGAGTTATGCCATTGGACAAAAAGCGCCTTGGTTAAGGGACAGAGTTGCTATAAGTTTAAGTTCTATGGAGCACCAGCAGGTGGTTCTCATAGATGCGCTGAATTTAGCCCAGTGGGTATGATATGCAGTAATAGGTGCGTCTATTGTTGGAGACCTACGGAGTCCTTCGACTCCTTCGTACCCAGTGAGGGCTTGGTTGATGATCCTGAGGAGTTGATTCAGGGAATACTCAAGGAGAGGTATAGGCTATTGACAGGCTACTTCGGGAACCCGAAGTCCAAGGAGAGGGCTAAGGAGGCCCTGGTGCCAACGCATTGGTCAATATCACTTTCTGGGGAGCCGACACTGTACCCAAAACTACCGCAGCTTGTTAAGTACCTCAAGAGTTTACCGAGTACTAAGTCCGTATTCATAGTCACTAATGGAGAGCACCCAGAGATGCTAGAAAGGCTACAGCGTGAAGATGCGCTGCCAACGCAGTTGTACCTATCCTGCAATGCGCCAAATAAGGAGTTGTTCTATAGGATTAATGTACCTGTGATGTACAGGGAGGATGCGTGGGAGAGGTGGTTAAGGAGCCTTGAGTTACTGAGTAAATTGAATACTAGAACCGTCATTAGGATAACCCTGATTAGAAGCCTTAACTACGACTTCAAGTACATACCCGAATTCGCGAAGCTCATGCTAATCGGCAATCCACACTTCATCGAGGTTAAGTCCTACATGCACCTGGGCCACTCCACATTTAGGCTGAAGAGGAGTGATATGCTTAGGCATGAGGAGGTTAGGGAGTGGGCCATGAGGCTACTTGAGGAGATTAATAGGCTTGGTGGTAACTTTAGGTACATGGATGAGGATGAGCCGAGTAGGATAGTGGTTCTTCAGAACATGAGTAGGTATGTTGATAGGTGGATCGTTAAGCCAGAGGATCAGGCAAAGATTAAGTGA